A genome region from Schaalia sp. 19OD2882 includes the following:
- a CDS encoding ABC transporter substrate-binding protein, producing the protein MSHTGKWPRLAAVAASAVVALSLAACGSGGGGGGAESGAASGGGAGGTIKIGFSQLGAESGWRTASTESIKSSLTADKGFDLTFVDAQQKQENQIKALRDFIAQDVDVIAFAPVIETGWDEVLQEVKDAGIPVILVDRTIKTSVDKSYVTHIGSDMASEGKAAGEWVKKNVPDAKIFELQGTMGSGPQIDREKAFDEVVGADKILGKASGNFTRAEGKTAMEAALQAHPNMNLVFAHNDDMGLGAIEAIEAAGKVPGKDIKIVTIDGVRDGLQALVDKKFNYVVECNPIFGEQLAELVKKVAAGESVPEKTVVEDKAFDQTITQAEVDARAY; encoded by the coding sequence ATGTCCCACACCGGAAAGTGGCCGCGTCTGGCCGCTGTCGCAGCTTCTGCCGTTGTCGCCCTCTCCCTGGCCGCCTGCGGATCCGGTGGCGGGGGAGGCGGAGCCGAGTCCGGGGCCGCCAGTGGAGGCGGCGCCGGAGGAACCATCAAGATCGGCTTCTCCCAGTTGGGCGCCGAGTCCGGATGGCGCACCGCCAGCACCGAGTCCATCAAGTCCTCACTCACCGCGGACAAGGGTTTCGACCTCACCTTCGTCGATGCGCAGCAGAAGCAGGAGAACCAGATCAAGGCCCTGCGCGACTTCATCGCCCAGGACGTCGATGTCATCGCATTCGCCCCGGTCATCGAGACCGGATGGGACGAGGTCCTCCAAGAGGTCAAGGACGCCGGTATTCCTGTGATCCTCGTCGACCGCACGATCAAGACCAGCGTCGACAAGTCCTACGTCACGCACATCGGCTCCGACATGGCCTCCGAGGGCAAGGCCGCCGGCGAATGGGTGAAGAAGAACGTCCCCGACGCCAAGATCTTCGAATTGCAGGGCACGATGGGCTCGGGCCCGCAGATCGACCGTGAGAAGGCCTTCGACGAGGTCGTCGGCGCCGACAAGATCCTGGGCAAGGCCTCAGGCAACTTCACCCGCGCCGAAGGCAAGACCGCGATGGAGGCCGCCCTGCAGGCCCACCCGAACATGAACCTCGTCTTCGCCCACAACGACGACATGGGTCTGGGAGCCATCGAAGCCATCGAAGCGGCCGGCAAGGTTCCGGGAAAGGACATCAAGATCGTCACCATCGACGGCGTGCGCGACGGCCTGCAGGCCCTGGTGGACAAGAAGTTCAACTACGTCGTCGAGTGCAACCCGATCTTCGGTGAGCAGTTGGCCGAACTGGTCAAGAAGGTCGCCGCCGGAGAATCCGTCCCTGAAAAGACCGTCGTCGAGGACAAGGCCTTCGACCAGACGATCACCCAGGCGGAGGTCGACGCCCGCGCCTACTGA